GCGTGTCGACGACAACGCCATTGTCCAAATCGTCAACCATCAAGGGGTATTCTTGGCCCTTGGAACTTACAATCCGGAGTCACAAATCATCGCACGTGTCCTCAGCTACCGTACGGACGAAGTTTTCGATGAAAACTTCTTTCGACAACGTTTTGAAGAGGCCTTTGCGTACCGGCACCGCATGCTAGGAAACATTGAATCCTGTCGCGCGGTTTACGGTGAGGCGGATTTCCTGCCTGGGTTGATTGTGGATAAATACGCTGACGTTTTGTCCGTCCAAATCCTCTCCCTCGGCATGGAGCGCTTCAAGGCACAAATTCGATCCGCTCTGATGGCCGTTTTTCAACCGCGGGGCATCTTCCTGCGAAACGACGTCCCTGTCCGACGGTTGGAGGGTCTGGCTCTTGAGACGAGCGTTTGGATGGGCGATGTACCCGAAAAAGTCGAGATTGAAGAAAACGGCATGCGTTTTGTCGTTGACATCCGGGAAGGGCAGAAAACGGGCTACTTCTTCGATCAGCGTGAAAATCGCGCCGCCATCAAGCCGCTCATGAGCGGGTGGAGTCAGTCGAGCCAGAACGGATCGGAAGATAATCGTCTTCATGAAAACCCCGATTCGTCCACTTTTAGGGAGCGAGGCGCCGATGTCTTGGAGTGTTTCTGCCACACAGGCGCATTCACAGTGCACGCTGCGAAATACGGCGCGCGACACGTTACCGCCGTTGACATATCCGCACCAGCCATCGAGGTCGCTAAAGAAAATGCGCGGTTGAATGGAGTGGATGACTTAATCGACTTCGTGGAAGCCAACGCGTTTGATTTTCTGCGAGACGAAGAGACAAGTGGTCGAAACTACGATGTGGTCATTCTCGATCCGCCCGCCTTTGCCAAATCCCGCCGCGCTCTCGAAGGGGCAATCCGTGGGTACAAGGAGATTAACCTTCGGGGGCTCAAACTCGTTCGCGACGGAGGCTTCCTCGTGACTGCAAGTTGTTCGTACCATTTGCGGCCCGAAATGTTCAAGGAGGTTATCTTGGATGCGGCGTTTGACGCTCACAAAGTCTTGCGGCTCGTGCATTGGGCCGGTGCTGGAAAGGACCATCCAGAAATCGCCGGTGTCGACGAAGGCCACTACTTGAAATTTGCGATTTACGAGGTGCGATCGCGCTAGGCGCTAGGCGCTAGGTGCTAGGGACCAGGTTGAATGCAACCGACAACCGGGCGGATGGACGTGGCGCGGTCAGCAGATGCTGCAGATGGGCAGCGGGCTGGGGCAGCCCGGCGGACACCGGGTGGCGCCGGGCAACGCTGGATGAGCAGTGGGCTGAGCCTGAGCCAACTCGGCGGACACCGGTAGGGACAGCATGAGCCGTGCGCTGGGCCGGCTGGGTAGACGCCGGGCGGCGCAGTACGAGCCGTGCGTTGGGGCGACTGGGCAGAGCGGGACGGCGCAGTATGTGCGCTGGGCCAGCCTATTTGGGCACCGGGAGGGGCTGCTGGGCACTCCAGCGATGGTTTGTTGCGCTAACCCATGTACCCCGTGGGGTATCCGTTCAAATCTAAGTATCACTTTGCTCCTTAGACGCAAACCCCTAGGGGTATGTTCAGAAAATAGCGCTACCTTCCGTATCCTTATTCGTCAACCCCAGGGGGTATCCTAAGCATCATCCTGTACCCTAGGGCCGATCCGATACCCCCCACCCTGACAGCCTAGATATACTTTTGTATCCTACATCCGGCTGCATACCCCGCTCTATCGCGTCATAGCGATACTTCTGTTCCTTGCGGCCGATGGGGTACCTCGGCGCTCCTGCACCTAGCGATAGTTTTGTGCCTTGGAGGGTGCGAGGTAGAAGGCGGGTCTCCGATTCGCGGATGGCGTCCGGCTCAGCCTGCCCTGTTTACGACCCCGTGCCCCTGCCAAACTTCGGAATCGTGTAAACAGCGATACTTTGTTATGCTGCATCCCCTGGTTGGACACTTTATCAGTGCAGAACATAAACCCCACGGGGTATCCGTTCAAATCTAAGTATCACTTTGCTCCTTAGACGCAAACCCCTAGGGGTATGTTCAGAAAATAGCGCTACCTTCCGTATCCTTATTCGTCAACCCCAGGGGGTATCCTAAGCATCATCCTGTACCCTAGGGCCGATCCGATACCCCCCACCCTGACAGCCTAGATATACTTTTGTATCCTACATCCGGCTGCATACCCCGCTCTATCGCGTCATAGCGATACTTCTGTTGCTTGCGGCCGATGGGGTACCTCGGCGCTTCCACAACTAGCGATAGTTTTGTGCCCTGGAGGGTGCGAGGTAGAAGGCGGGTCTCCGATTCGCGGATGGCGTCCGGCTCAGCCTGCCCTGTTTACGACCCCGTGCCCCTGCCAAACTTCGGAATCGTGTAAACAGCGATACTTTGTTATGCTGCATCCCCTGGTTGGACACTTTATCAGTGCAGAACATAAACCCCGTGGGGTATCCGTTCAAGTCTAAGTATCACTTTGCTCCTTAGACGCAAACCCCTAGGGGTATGTTCAGAAAATAGCGCTACCTTCCGTATCCTTATTCGTCAACCCCAGGGGGTATCCTAAGCATCATCCTGTACCCTAGGGCCGATCCGATACCCCCCACCCTGACAGCCTAGATATACTTTTGTATCCTACATCCGGCTGCATACCCCGCTCTATCGCGTCATAGCGATACTTCTGTTGCTTGCGGCCGATGGGGTACCCCGGCGCTTCCGCAACTAGCGATAGTTTTGTGCCCTAGACGGTGTGGCGTAGCCCGTCTCACCCTGGCCGGTAGCCAGCCGGGGTAGCCCATCTCACCTGGCCGGCAGCCAGAGCCGAGGTCGCCAGCCGGTGCTCGGCCCCCAAAGGGAACGGTTCGCCAGCCGGGGTCGCCGATCGAAGCCGGCCACCCCGTTCGCCACTTGCGGCTTACTTATGGCCTACTTATGGCTTACTTATGGCCTACTTATGGCTTACTTGCTTACTTGCTTACTTGCGGGGTAGTGTCAAGAAGTTTGTGTAATTCGCTTTAAGTAGGGTTATCCATCGGAGATGGATAACATCATTATTGATTTGTTTTAAGGTTGGTGGGGGGTACCCCCCACCGGAATTTCCCTTTTATTTCCTGTTTGTTTGAATTTTCAGAGCAAGTTGTCGTCGTTGTTGTAAACGTGATTGTTCAAGTTGTTGGATATTTATTCCTGCGCAGAGACTTCTGACATGCTTGGGTAGCGTTCCTCATACATTCGCTTCAGCTCTGTCTTCGTTTCCGCATCCCCGAAGCCACGGATGACTCTTGTGCTCCATTTCTCGTTATAAGTCGTGACTTCAAGATAGATGATTTTCTCAGCTGCATCCATGTTCGTTAAGCTGTTCATCGGTCGAAACCTCTTGCGTAGCTCTTTGTTCGTCCGCTCGATTGCGTTGGATGTGTAGATGGACCCGCGAATCAGCTTTGGAAATTTGTAAAACGTCAGTAGCGTTGAAAGTTGGTCTTCCCACGATTGAATTTCTTTCGGATAGGTTTTACTCCACTTGCTCTTGACCGTATCGAACGCTGCCAAGGCTAAGTCCCTATCCAATGCGGTATAAATCGTTTTGAGGTCGCCGATAAACTCAACCTTGTCCTTGACTCGAATTTTCGGGAACGTACTGCGCACCTTGTGTACGATGCAGTGTTGAACGTCTGCCCTTGGGTACGTTTCTCGAAACGCTTCTTCCAGGCCAGGTAACCCGTCAAATACCCCCAGCAAGACCTCCTTCGCTCCGCGACGATACAGGTCCTTGAGCACATCCCTCCAGCCATTGGCGCTTTCTTTTCCGCCAACGTAGAAGCCGAGGATCTGTCGATATCCATCTTCGTTGATGCCCATCGCCAGATAGATGACTTCACTGCTCACCGTGTTGCGCTTAAGTTTGATATAGATGCCGTCCAAATAAATCACGGAATAGCGTTTATCTAATGGACGTTGCTGCCATGCTTCGATATCTTCCAAGACGGTACTCGTGATGTTACTGATGGTCGTTGGGGAGTACTGCGTGCCAAACATGCCTTCGATGAATTTTGCGATGTCGCGGGTACTCATCCCACCCTTATACATGTGAATGACAGCCTCTTCTAACCAGCCCTCTCGACGCTGGTATGGCGCAAACACTCGAGTTTGAAAGGCGTCCTTACGGTCTCGGGGAACCCGCAAATTCTCTATTTTTCCAAACCGTGTTTCTAGGGAGCGACCATAGGTTCCGTTTCGGCTGGGACGCTTGCCCTCATATTCAACCTTTAGAAAATTGTCGATCTCCTCACGCATGATCAACTCAAGTTTTTCCTTGACGAAGTCCTTCACGAGAATTTCCATTAGATCCGACGTGCCAAGTTCGTGTACACTAGTCATTGGTAGGGCTCCTTTTTTGGTGATGTCGCAATCCCAAGGATACCCTACTTTTTTACTATCCGCGAATATCCAAATCCTGCTACACAAACTACTTTACTTCATCACTTGCGGCTTACTTACGGCTTACTTACGGCTTACTTACGGCTTACTTACGGCTTACTTACGGCTTACTTACGGCTCAGCCGCAGAAGGCGTAAGTACGCCCTGGCAAACCTGACCCACTGTCTGCTTGGTCCGTAGTAGGCTTTGAGTAAGTCGGCAAACAGCGGATATTTTCCTTCGTACGGAAACCAATTGACGTCACGGGTCCGACGACCAGGGTCTACCATCGTGGCGGTCTGGACGGTGAACATGCGCAGCCCCTCGGGACCGTGGTAACGGCCGACGCCACTTTCCTTCGCGCCTCCGAACGGCAGGTTCTGGTTGACGATGGTGATGACCACATCGTTCACGAGCACATTCCCGGTGACAAGCCACCCTGCAATGCGGCGACCGCGCTGCACATCGCTCGTCCACACACTGGCGCTCAATCCGTAAACCGTGCTGTTTGCTGCGCGTACGGCTTCGTCCTCTGAATCAAAGGGAACAATCGGCAGCACCGGGCCAAACGTCTCTTCGCGCATGATGAGCATATCCGGCGTGACATCCGTCAGCACGATGGGCGGAATCGACATCGTGCCTTCCGGCCATTCGGAAGGTGGTGTACCGACTAACATTTGCGCGCCTTTCATCAAGGCTTCCTCGACGTGGCGCCGGACAATCTCCACCTGGGTCGGGAATGTCATCTGACCAATATCATCGTTATCGTTCGTACCGAGGCGAAGTTTCCGAACCTCGGATACCAACCGTCGGAGAAAATCGTCATAAGCAGGGCGTTCGACAAATACCCGTTCGACTGACATGCAGACCTGACCGGAATTCATCAATCCACCCCAGAGGGCCGCTTGCACCGCTCTATCCATCGGGGCATCGCGGAACACAATCATCGGATCCTTCCCACCGAGTTCAAGTGTCGTCGGGATGAGGTGTTTGGCTGCAGCCTGTTGAATGATGCGTCCTGTCCGGCCTGATCCGGTGAAAAAGATGTAGTCCGGCCGACCCTCAATCAACCCCGCGCCCACGTCTCCTGCGCCGTGCGCGACCTGAACAACGTCAGGAGGAAAACCGGCCTGCAAAAACAAAGTTTCAATCAACAGTCCAACCGTCGGCGTGACTTCGGAAGGCTTTAGGATGACCGTGTTCCCGGCGGCGAGGGCTGCCAACATCGGGATCATGGGGAGCTGAAGTGGAAAATTCCAAGGTGAGATGACGAGGACCACTCCACGCGGCTGATAGGACACGTAAGACTTCTTCCCAATGAGCAAGATGGGTGTACCCACCTTCTGGGGAGCGAGGGATTCCACAGCGTGCTTCTCAATATGTCGAATTGCCTCTAGAACGGGTAACACATCCGTGTTGAGAGCTTCCACTGGAACCTTGCCAGTTCCCTTGGCAATTCCGTCTGCCACCTCATCGAGGTGCTCGACCATATACAGTCGAAGGCTTCGCAGGTAAGTAAGCCGCTCTGCCACGGACAGCCCTGCCCAGAGCGGAAATGCTTGACGGCTCTTCTCCAGAAACTCGGCAGGGGCAGATGCTCCGGATGCCGCACTACCAAACGTCGTCGTTTGTGGCTCGATACGCATTTTGTCACCACCAATTGTCAGGCAATTTGAAACGTTACCTGTATCATAAAGCCTAGACTTCGTGGTGACAATGTCTGCTACATTCTTGCCCGTACGGCCAACAATACGTCAGGGTGATCCGTAATGATGGCATCGACACCCCATGCCATAAGTTCGTTCATCTTGCGCACGTCATTGACGGTGTAGGGGCGAATCGCTCTCCCCATCGCATGACTGTCTTTGACGACGGACTCATCGAACGTCAGATAATGTGGGTGAAGTCCTTCGGCTTCAAGAAACATCGCATATCGCCAGGGGTCCACCATACCTTCCTGATACAGGATGGCAATATTCGCGTCTTTATGAGCTCTTTTCAAATCGCGGAGAGCGAAGTGGTTAAAGGAAGAAATGATGGTTTCATTCTTCAGACCGTACGATAGAACTTTCTCCCAGACCTTATCACCTAGGCCCGCGTACGGCGCTCTCCCAAGTTTCAGTTCAATATTCAGCTTCACAGGGCGTGCCTGGAGCGATGCCAGTTCAAGGACTTCGTCAAGAGTTGGAATCACTTGACCCGCAAAGTTTTCGTCAAACCAACTGCCTGCGTCTAATTGTCTCAGTTCTTCAAGCGTGTAGTCCTCAACGTAACCTTGTCCGTTTGTTGTACGGGAAAGATCTGCGTCGTGGATGATGACGATGTTGCCGTCCTTTGACAGATGCACGTCAAATTCCAGACCATCTACACCAATCTCGAGTGCCGCGATGAACGACGCCATTGTGTTTTCAGGATACTGTGCTGACCAACCCCGGTGCCCAAATACCTCTGTTTGCTGCAGTGCCTGTGGGTCCTTCACGGTGTCGTCCCTCCCCTGACTAGAGTTATCTTCTAGCGCCATTGTACGCGAGAATTTTGCGAATGGATGGGGCTTTATCAAAACTTTACACAAGCTTTAACTGGAGGACACATTTCCTTCGAATGAGTTTCTCGAACGAGTTTCCCTCGAACGGGTTTCCGTCAAACGAGTTTCCCTCGAACGAGATGGAGGGCTCCACCATCAGCAGCACAACTCTACAAAAATAGGATTTGCGACCATCCGCCACATTGGACCACCCGCCGCACTGGCAACCTCCTTGAGGAAGTTAAGCAATCACCTGCCAGATGAGTAAACGTAACCAGACGCCAAACACGCACCCGCCAACATGTAAGCAGCAGATAAAAATAACAGTCTTCAACGAGGGGGCATAGTCGTGGTAATCTATAGAGGTGAGTTTGGTATAGTTTCTTACTAAACTCTATTGCCGTAAATTTCATGCGCAGTCACGGTGTGTCGTTCGTAGTTTGCTACGAATTCACTGCGATGCGCTACGAATCGTCTCGATTGGGAGTGAGTTGCATGATACAAATCCAAACTGAAGAACAATTTCGCGAGGCTATCGCGTCCGACGAGCCAACTGTCGTAAAATTCTACACCTCATGGTGTCCAGATTGTAAACGCCTCAACACGTTCATCGACGATGTGATTGCGAATCATACGGAGTATCAATGGTTTGATTTAAACGGTGAAGACCTCCCCGACGTATCTGACGAATGCCAGGTCATGGGCGTGCCCAGCTTGCTCATTTTTAGGAACGGCAAGAAAATTGCTCATCTGCACAGCAGGTTTGCAAAAACCAGACCTGAAATCGAGGAATTTCTCGAAACACTCGAATCAAAAACCGTTTAAAGCCGATATGTAAAAGACGAATCGTTTGAAGATGAATCGGTGCAAGATGGACCGGTGCAGGATGAATCGGTGCAAGTTGAATTGGTGCAAGTTGAATCGGTGCAAAATGAACCGTTACATGATGAACCGTTGCAAGATGAAGGGGAGCAAGACCGAGACGGTCGCTCCCCTTTCTGCACATCGCTTCACTGGATGGGAGTTACTTTGATCGCAACCGGCATCAAACAGGAACGCTCATCTTAGGCTACGCATGAACCAGCATCGGGCGGGCACATGAATCGGATTCGTCCGGGAATGCTTATTGTCAAATCATTATTTCATGACACAAGCATGCGGAGACATAATGTGGCGATGAGATTTATGCAATTACCGATGAAGGCTAGGCAGTTATCGACCAGATTCAAGCAAATATCGATGAGAGTTAAGCCGTTATCGACGAGAGTCAGGCGGCCATCGATAATAAGGCCCCTCGTCATTGCGGGGACGTCAGGTATCCTTACTTTTTGCGCTCCAGGGATGTTTACTCCGGGCACTCCAGGTGCCCTTACTGCCAGCGCTCCAGGGACGTTTACTCCGGGCACTCTAGGTGCCGTTACCGCCGGCACTCCAGGTGCGCGTACACCGGGCAGTAGCGGTGTGCTTACTGCGTATGCGTATGCCTCCGCCTCCGTTGACACGCCGACCGCACGAGCCAACGCTGACACCGATGCAACACACACCGATGCAGGTGAATCAGGGGTAGAGGTCATCCGACACGTGCCTACGAAAGATAAAATGGTGGCACTCACATTTGACGACGGCCCGAGTGATACGTTTACGCCGCAAATCCTTGAACTCCTTAAGGATTACCACGCGAAAGCAACTTTTTTTGTCATCGGCTCACGAATTGAGCGTTATCCCCATCTAATCAGAGGGGAACTTGCACTTCACAACGAGATCGCCAACCATTCCTATTCCCACATCTTGCTCCAAGGCGTCTCTGCGCTGGCCGTGTACGATGAACTGTCAAAAGAGCAGCATGCCATGATGGTCGTGACCGGTCATGAGGCCTCTCACTTGTTCCGTCCTCCCCGCGGTCGATTCGGCAGAAGTGTTCTCGATGCAGCGCGTGAGAGCGGCTATAAAATTGTTCTTTGGAGTGTGGACTCACGGGATTGGGACAACCCTGGCACGGCTTATATCGTCCGACACGTTTTGAAGAACACCAAAAGCGGGGATATTCTTTTGTTCCACGATCAGGGCGGGAACCGCCAACAAACTGTGTCTGCGCTCCGAGCCATCATTCCTGAGCTTGAACATCGTGGTTTCCAATTTGTAACCGTCACTGAACTACTCCAACACGCGGATAAATCAGGTCACAAGCTGGACTAGCATCCTTGTTGACCTCTCCTCGCTGAACCTGGCAACCTGCGGTATGATAGCTCCATTGTACGACCCGCAGAGTTTGCTGCGAGACAGGAGAGCGAGATGGATACACCTCTTACCCTTGCTGTGCACCTGGCGACAGAGAGACTGAAATTGCGCCCATTTGCGCTCAGTGATGCAAAACGCGTGCAGGAACTTGCCGGAGACGTGGAAATTGCGCGTACGACACTGCATGTCCCGCACCCGTATCCCGACGGTGGAGCCGAGGCATGGATAACCCGCCTGAACCAAGCTGGATTGGAGGGAAAGCAATACACCTTTGCCATCACCACTGCAAGTGACGGTGTTTTGATTGGCTCCATCGGCATCGGTGTCCAACACGAACACGCTCGGGGAGAGCTTGGTTACTGGATTGGACGTGCCTATTGGGGCCAAGGGTATGGTACAGAGGCCGCCCGGACTGTCCTGGATTTTGCCTTCGACACGCTCCAGCTACATCGTGTCTACGCCTATGCAATGACATCCAATCCGGGTTCTACGAGGATTATGGAGAAAATAGGGATGAAGTTTGAAGGAGTTTTGCGGCAACACGTCCTGAAGTGGGGAGAATTTTTCGATCTCGCTGCCTATGGCGTTGTGAAATCAGACCTGCCCTCAAAAGGCGACCCGATGTGACTAGCGCGCCGCCTTTGTCGGTACTGAATTTTGCTCACCTGTTGAAACCGCGTCCTGCGTATCCGTGCGGTTTCGCGCTGCGGTGCCCCCGCCGACCCTTGCGGCGAGTGTCGATTTCAATTTTCCCATGCGGATGTACAGCAAGACAATAAACAGGAAAAACGGAACGGCGTATACCCAAATTGCCCAAGGCTGCGTCGAGTCCGTCCCTGACAGGATGCCGTGAAACGTAACCAGGAGGAACATCGGAATATAGGCAAAGTGAATGGCACGCCACGCCTTGACACCAATGCGTTCACGTAAAATGGAAGAGATGGTGATGGCGATGAGACCGTACAACGTTAACACGCCGAGTGCCGTTGGCAGCGGGCGGTAAGTCGAAGCAAGCGGAATGAAAAAGTTACGCCACGGAAACGGGATTTGCTGGTCAAAATGCAGTCCCCACAAGTGAAGGGCGACAAAACACGCCGTCAACAGCGCAGAAAACTGGTGCAGTTGCGTGACCACGCGGCGAAGCCGGAGGCGGTCCCAAAAAGAATTCGCGGTCGTCAGTCCGAGCAGCACACTGAAGGCAAGCAACTCGTAGGCGACAAGGCCAGCGGATCGGTCCATCATCCAGTAAAACAGGTTCACCGAAGCCTGAGTCGGCAAAAACAGATGACTAAACCCGTATGATCCGGTAATCACCAAGAAAAGAAAGAGCCCGCTGACCGTCATTGCCGGGATTTGGCGTTCATGGACGAGTTCCATGCATGAAACACCTCCTTCTCGCGCGTAATGATGACGTATCCGCGCTGCGGCTGCTTTTCGAGCCAGCGCATCCCCTGTTCCTTGCCCAAAAGCAGAGCTGTCTTAGCCAGCACTTCCGCCCCAGTCAAACGACTGGCGAGTACAGAGCACGAGACAACATCCGAATCTGACGGACGCCCAGTCCGCGGGTCAAGCAGATGGTGCACTTCACCGTGACTGCTTTGCCAGCGCCGGCGGTACGTACCGCTCGTGGCCATGGCCAAGTTCTCAACGTCGAGTTTGAACAAGGAATCCGATTCGTCCCACGGGTTTACTATCCCGACGGTCC
The Alicyclobacillus curvatus genome window above contains:
- a CDS encoding polysaccharide deacetylase family protein, which produces MAMRFMQLPMKARQLSTRFKQISMRVKPLSTRVRRPSIIRPLVIAGTSGILTFCAPGMFTPGTPGALTASAPGTFTPGTLGAVTAGTPGARTPGSSGVLTAYAYASASVDTPTARANADTDATHTDAGESGVEVIRHVPTKDKMVALTFDDGPSDTFTPQILELLKDYHAKATFFVIGSRIERYPHLIRGELALHNEIANHSYSHILLQGVSALAVYDELSKEQHAMMVVTGHEASHLFRPPRGRFGRSVLDAARESGYKIVLWSVDSRDWDNPGTAYIVRHVLKNTKSGDILLFHDQGGNRQQTVSALRAIIPELEHRGFQFVTVTELLQHADKSGHKLD
- a CDS encoding class I SAM-dependent rRNA methyltransferase, with protein sequence MTAKLFLNRNRKRRIEAGQPWVYQSEVNRLEGRVDDNAIVQIVNHQGVFLALGTYNPESQIIARVLSYRTDEVFDENFFRQRFEEAFAYRHRMLGNIESCRAVYGEADFLPGLIVDKYADVLSVQILSLGMERFKAQIRSALMAVFQPRGIFLRNDVPVRRLEGLALETSVWMGDVPEKVEIEENGMRFVVDIREGQKTGYFFDQRENRAAIKPLMSGWSQSSQNGSEDNRLHENPDSSTFRERGADVLECFCHTGAFTVHAAKYGARHVTAVDISAPAIEVAKENARLNGVDDLIDFVEANAFDFLRDEETSGRNYDVVILDPPAFAKSRRALEGAIRGYKEINLRGLKLVRDGGFLVTASCSYHLRPEMFKEVILDAAFDAHKVLRLVHWAGAGKDHPEIAGVDEGHYLKFAIYEVRSR
- a CDS encoding ferric reductase-like transmembrane domain-containing protein; translated protein: MELVHERQIPAMTVSGLFLFLVITGSYGFSHLFLPTQASVNLFYWMMDRSAGLVAYELLAFSVLLGLTTANSFWDRLRLRRVVTQLHQFSALLTACFVALHLWGLHFDQQIPFPWRNFFIPLASTYRPLPTALGVLTLYGLIAITISSILRERIGVKAWRAIHFAYIPMFLLVTFHGILSGTDSTQPWAIWVYAVPFFLFIVLLYIRMGKLKSTLAARVGGGTAARNRTDTQDAVSTGEQNSVPTKAAR
- a CDS encoding IS256 family transposase codes for the protein MTSVHELGTSDLMEILVKDFVKEKLELIMREEIDNFLKVEYEGKRPSRNGTYGRSLETRFGKIENLRVPRDRKDAFQTRVFAPYQRREGWLEEAVIHMYKGGMSTRDIAKFIEGMFGTQYSPTTISNITSTVLEDIEAWQQRPLDKRYSVIYLDGIYIKLKRNTVSSEVIYLAMGINEDGYRQILGFYVGGKESANGWRDVLKDLYRRGAKEVLLGVFDGLPGLEEAFRETYPRADVQHCIVHKVRSTFPKIRVKDKVEFIGDLKTIYTALDRDLALAAFDTVKSKWSKTYPKEIQSWEDQLSTLLTFYKFPKLIRGSIYTSNAIERTNKELRKRFRPMNSLTNMDAAEKIIYLEVTTYNEKWSTRVIRGFGDAETKTELKRMYEERYPSMSEVSAQE
- a CDS encoding glycerophosphodiester phosphodiesterase; its protein translation is MALEDNSSQGRDDTVKDPQALQQTEVFGHRGWSAQYPENTMASFIAALEIGVDGLEFDVHLSKDGNIVIIHDADLSRTTNGQGYVEDYTLEELRQLDAGSWFDENFAGQVIPTLDEVLELASLQARPVKLNIELKLGRAPYAGLGDKVWEKVLSYGLKNETIISSFNHFALRDLKRAHKDANIAILYQEGMVDPWRYAMFLEAEGLHPHYLTFDESVVKDSHAMGRAIRPYTVNDVRKMNELMAWGVDAIITDHPDVLLAVRARM
- a CDS encoding aldehyde dehydrogenase family protein, producing MRIEPQTTTFGSAASGASAPAEFLEKSRQAFPLWAGLSVAERLTYLRSLRLYMVEHLDEVADGIAKGTGKVPVEALNTDVLPVLEAIRHIEKHAVESLAPQKVGTPILLIGKKSYVSYQPRGVVLVISPWNFPLQLPMIPMLAALAAGNTVILKPSEVTPTVGLLIETLFLQAGFPPDVVQVAHGAGDVGAGLIEGRPDYIFFTGSGRTGRIIQQAAAKHLIPTTLELGGKDPMIVFRDAPMDRAVQAALWGGLMNSGQVCMSVERVFVERPAYDDFLRRLVSEVRKLRLGTNDNDDIGQMTFPTQVEIVRRHVEEALMKGAQMLVGTPPSEWPEGTMSIPPIVLTDVTPDMLIMREETFGPVLPIVPFDSEDEAVRAANSTVYGLSASVWTSDVQRGRRIAGWLVTGNVLVNDVVITIVNQNLPFGGAKESGVGRYHGPEGLRMFTVQTATMVDPGRRTRDVNWFPYEGKYPLFADLLKAYYGPSRQWVRFARAYLRLLRLSRK
- a CDS encoding GNAT family N-acetyltransferase, translated to MDTPLTLAVHLATERLKLRPFALSDAKRVQELAGDVEIARTTLHVPHPYPDGGAEAWITRLNQAGLEGKQYTFAITTASDGVLIGSIGIGVQHEHARGELGYWIGRAYWGQGYGTEAARTVLDFAFDTLQLHRVYAYAMTSNPGSTRIMEKIGMKFEGVLRQHVLKWGEFFDLAAYGVVKSDLPSKGDPM
- a CDS encoding thioredoxin family protein; protein product: MIQIQTEEQFREAIASDEPTVVKFYTSWCPDCKRLNTFIDDVIANHTEYQWFDLNGEDLPDVSDECQVMGVPSLLIFRNGKKIAHLHSRFAKTRPEIEEFLETLESKTV